The sequence TGGCGGTAAAATCGCCCAGGGCCTTGATCGTGGAAGAGACAAAATTTTTTTCCATCGGGCTGGAAGAAATGGTCCAGTGGTGTTCTTCCACCGGAAGACCGCGGCCCCGGTAAAAGGTGATGAACTGGAACTGGCCGGGCAGATAGTCGTAGACGCGCCCGCCTTCCGGCGGCGAGAGCTTCACCGTCCAGACATTGGGGGCCTCGGATGTAACGTCAACCACCTGCCATGGCCGCTTTTTGAGGCTAATCGGCCGGATAAACCGATGCCAGACATACAAACCAAGGGCAATGATCAGCAAGGCGATCCAAAGGCCCCGCATCAGCGGATGCTGCAGATCGTCCCCGGCCACCAGGGAATGGGTGAACGCCATGACGATAAGCACCGGCGCCAGGATATCATGGATCAGGCGCCAGGCCTCGAACTGCAGCTTTAACCGGTATGAATAAAGACTGATGGCGATATTGGCCAAAAGCAGCAGCAGGCCGATCTTTCCCAGCCAAATGAACCAGGGCTGATCCAGCGAAATCAATAGATCCACGCGGCCCGAGCCGGCGGCCAGAAGCAGCGGATGCAGCACCAGAAAGGCGACGGCCGTCATTCCCATGTATTTGTGAAACCGGAGCAGAATATCCAGGCCGAACGGGCGTTCGATCCATTTAATCCGGGCGGCCAGCAGCACCTGGCCGAAAATGAGCATAAACGCCGCAAGCGCCGTATTTCGGCCCAGTTCATAGACGATCCCCTGGGTAACCCCGCCCGCGATCGTGACGATCACCATCGGAAGAATGATGATAC comes from Desulfobacterales bacterium and encodes:
- a CDS encoding ferric reductase-like transmembrane domain-containing protein, coding for MVGGVSRILLYIGIIILPMVIVTIAGGVTQGIVYELGRNTALAAFMLIFGQVLLAARIKWIERPFGLDILLRFHKYMGMTAVAFLVLHPLLLAAGSGRVDLLISLDQPWFIWLGKIGLLLLLANIAISLYSYRLKLQFEAWRLIHDILAPVLIVMAFTHSLVAGDDLQHPLMRGLWIALLIIALGLYVWHRFIRPISLKKRPWQVVDVTSEAPNVWTVKLSPPEGGRVYDYLPGQFQFITFYRGRGLPVEEHHWTISSSPMEKNFVSSTIKALGDFTATIKDTRPGDKAAVQGPFGRFSHVLHPGETDLVFVAGGIGITPLMSMLRYMRDKKENRSVLLLYGNPNTEQIAFRREIEEIEAGGTPRLKVVHVLSTPEEDWSGERGHIDAEKITRYCGPDLSGKTFYVCGPPPLVTGVVNALLNMGVAHRQIRIEIFSFLD